A region from the Medicago truncatula cultivar Jemalong A17 chromosome 6, MtrunA17r5.0-ANR, whole genome shotgun sequence genome encodes:
- the LOC120576133 gene encoding mitochondrial import receptor subunit TOM20, protein MYNNDGPDQDYTIYDAILKLEEALFLEPYHHEAFWYLGYSCRNLASSSDPDEMDYYAKKAAMCYQRAFELDSLNVIYRRSFELYCKDLQDFAPDQQSTRITESSPSSVTKTQKEKDILKYDMLNGKITKPKKSKASLSENQELLDELKKMRENQEKTNLIMENMMSFIQNRFSGEDVNAIIQASRQLSYIILLVVFIFTLLVC, encoded by the exons ATGTATAACAATGACGGCCCAGATCAAGATTATACGATCTACG ATGCTATTTTGAAGCTGGAGGAAGCTCTTTTTCTGGAACCCTATCATCATGAGGCTTTTTGGTACCTGGGATATTCTTGCCGTAACTTGGCATCTAGCAGTGACCCTGACGAAATGGATTATTATGCTAAGAAGGCAGCTATGTGCTATCAACGAGCTTTTGAATTG GATTCTTTGAATGTAATTTACCGCAGAAGCTTTGAATTGTATTGTAAG GATCTCCAAGATTTTGCACCAGATCAACAATCAACAAGGATAACCGAGTCTTCTCCTTCTTCCGTTACAAAG ACTCAAAAGGAAAAGGACATTCTGAAGTATGACATGCTTAATGGCAAGATTACgaaacctaaaaaatcaaaagcTTCTTTGTCTGAAAATCAGGAATTGCTCGACGAACTAAAGAAAATGCGTGAAAATCAAGAGAAGACAAATTTGATTATGGAAAATATGATGTCATTTATTCAAAATCGTTTTTCTGGTGAGGATGTGAATGCCATTATACAAGCTTCCAGACAACTATCATATATTATTCTTCTCGTTGTGTTTATTTTCACTCTTTTGGTGTGTTAG
- the LOC11414914 gene encoding polypyrimidine tract-binding protein homolog 1 yields MLPVNQAAIDSALQPAIGPDGKRKEHKSNVLLATIENMQYAVPLDVLHSVFSAFGFVQKVAMFDKNGHTHALIQYPDLTIAAAAKETLEGHCIYDGGYCKLHLTYSRHTDLNVKAFSDKSRDYTVLDPSLHAAQAPAWQTTQAATMYSGSMGQMPSWDPNQQEVTQSYLSAPGTFPSGQAAPPFPGYSPAAVPPAGASPHSHMPPSSFAGAFPGSQPHYGWESRFRLNYNPYTL; encoded by the exons ATGCTTCCTGTTAATCAGGCTGCTATTGACAGTGCGTTACAG CCTGCAATTGGTCCTGACGGAAAGAGGAAGGAACACAAAAGTAATGTGCTTTTGGCAACAATTGAAAATATGCAGTATGCTGTACCCCTAGATGTTCTTCACTCG GTGTTTTCTGCATTTGGCTTTGTTCAGAAAGTTGCTATGTTTGATAAGAATGGGCACACTCATGCACTGATTCAATACCCTG ATCTTACGATAGCAGCGGCGGCCAAAGAAACTTTGGAGGGACATTGCATATATGATGGTGGCTATTGTAAGCTTCATCTAACATACTCTCGTCATACTGATCTCAATGTtaag GCATTCAGTGACAAAAGCAGAGACTATACAGTGCTAGATCCTAGTCTCCATGCAGCTCAAGCTCCTGCATGGCAGACCACTCAAGCTGCGACTATGTATTCTGGTTCAATGGGACAAATGCCATCATGGGATCCAAACCAGCAGGAAGTTACACAAAGTTATTTATCAGCACCCGGTACTTTTCCTTCTGGTCAAGCCGCTCCTCCATTTCCTGGCTATTCCCCAGCTGCAGTACCCCCCGCCGGTGCCTCACCTCATTCTCATATGCCTCCCAGTTCATTTGCCGGTGCTTTTCCTGGTAGTCAACCTCATTATGGTTGGGAAAGTAGATTTCGTCTGAACTACAATCCCTATACCTTATAG
- the LOC120575847 gene encoding polypyrimidine tract-binding protein homolog 1 produces the protein MSSSKQQQQFRCTQIPSKVLHFRNLPWECSDEELADLCSPFGKVMSTKCNVGVNQNQAFVQFAELNQAISMVSYYASSSEPAQVRGKTVYIQYSNRHHIVNSNSPGDIPGNVLLVTIEGVEAGDVSIDVIHLVFSAFGFVHKLATFEKTAGFQALIQYTDAETAASAKDSLDGRSIPRYLLPEHVGACNLRISYSAHRDLNIKFQSNRSR, from the exons ATGTCATCTTCCaagcagcaacaacaattcCGTTGCACTCAAATTCCATCCAAGGTTCTTCACTTCCGCAACCTTCCATGGGAATGCAGCGATGAAGAACTTGCTGATCTTTGTAGTCCGTTTGGAAAAGTGATGAGTACTAAGTGTAATGTTGGTGTTAATCAGAATCAAGCTTTTGTTCAATTC GCGGAACTGAATCAAGCAATTTCAATGGTTTCATATTATGCTTCATCTTCAGAGCCTGCTCAGGTTCGTGGCAAGACTGTTTACATTCAATATTCTAATAGACATCATATTGTCAACAGCAATTCCCCTGGAGATATCCCTGGAAATGTCTTGCTGGTAACCATTGAAGGTGTTGAAGCAGGAGATGTGAGCATTGATGTTATCCACTTG GTGTTTTCTGCGTTTGGCTTTGTACACAAACTTGCCACATTTGAAAAGACTGCAGGTTTTCAG GCTCTGATTCAGTACACTGATGCTGAGACTGCTGCTTCGGCTAAGGATTCACTCGATGGAAGAAGCATACCAAG ATACTTGCTCCCAGAGCATGTTGGAGCTTGCAACTTGCGTATCTCGTACTCAGCACATCGAGACCTCAACATCAAATTCCAATCTAACCGCAGCAGGTAG